Part of the Augochlora pura isolate Apur16 chromosome 10, APUR_v2.2.1, whole genome shotgun sequence genome, GCGTCGCTGCCTCTACCATCCTCGTACGGAAGCGGAAGGTAAATAGttttcattatataaaaataactttttcccgCATTGGATCTGCGTATCTGTGGTTCAAGATTCGCACGCAATTGGCATGGCTATGCCTAAATTCGGAGTTCTCAATAAACTCCACTTATTTGcaatataagtaatttataagtTTAAAAGATATGCGTAAATGCGAGaacacagacacacacacacatttACGTTTAGCAAGGAGCGTGACtctcaatttcttttctttttctttgcttATTAGACCTTTTTTTTATATGGAAGTATCTTTCAAATGAAGTACCTGGACTCGAGTATTTGcttgtatttattcattggtAATGCAATATAGTGGACAGTTTACAAAACTGATTCGATATAGAAACAATCGTGTACATTTTCCAAAGGCGACGAATACATTTCACATTTTACCTCGAAAAGATCttgttcgatttttatacGCCACGTtcttacatatattatacatattataacgaacatatttaatataggaAATGACTAGTTAGAAGGGGTATCGTATCTGCTTTATTACTCAGAAGCTTTGGCTGGCTTGGAGgcttattatttctaattaagtTTGCAATTAAGCCAATTGTATGGCTAGAGCTTGATCGTGTTTATCCTCGCGTCTCTAACATTACTAATAAAAACTTTTTACATATACATGTTTAATTGATATACATAATGTCACGCCCAAActtcttcaaatattcaagtaacgtgtatatatatctacatatacatatacgcaaatttgaaagaaaaaaaactactagaaagaaacaataataataacagttcgTGCCAAGTCGCAATTTACATTCGACACACActtcttgattttatttcgaagtcCGTGAACACTTTTTCCGAAATGATTGTTGAcatacaaaaaagaaaaaagaaaaaaaagaaagctgtGTACTAATGATTTTGACACGTAACAATTGGAAAAAAAACATAGTAAActaagaaaaatgaagaaggAGGGGAAAATAGAAAGGCAAAATGAAGTTGCCCTAATGCAGTGTGTGCTTTTTCCTTCCCTCGTGCATTCCCTCTCGTGCAACTACGACAAACCAATCGATTGTTCGACGATTAAAGGGAAATTAACAGCAAGAAAGCCGTGACAAGCTACAGCCCTTGGCGGCGAGTTGCTACTAAGCTCGGAGTCAAGTAAGTCTCAGATATCTGATGTGTTCCTCCTATTCTGTCGAAGCGTTCGTTACGTTTCTGTTCGTGTATAAACCATCCTACACAGTAGTAGGATGACCCGCGTCTATCGTTCCTCGATTCTTTTTCTCGCACACATTGTCTAAAAAGGCCGGTCGAGTTTGCCTCTATGTTGTACTGAAAAAAAGAGACATTATCACCTCGCCCCGCCCTCTGCCTATGCTCCTGCCTTGCTTCTCTGATTTGTGTTCCATTCAATAACATATTCTGTGTCTACACTTTTTTGTACTTTTACACGAGTCTGTAAACTCGCAGTATCAAATAATCAAGCATACTCCTCTCGTCGAGCATTATCAGGAATGAATTACTGTAAGTTATACTTCCatgtgtttaattaatatgaatatctTCGACCTCTTCCTTCTCTTAGCTGTTTCTATTGTACTAAAGATTTATGAACTCTATATACGCCTTTGAATGTTTTTCTCTAAACTCATAATCtacattttatgttttatgtataatatatttattactttagcGACGACGTACTGAATGTGCTCTATACATGCCtatgaatcatttttattagcaccaatatataatatacgtgAATGCATAATTACCAATCATAGAGTTGTTACATTCAGTACATCCCCCCTCTCTTTAcctgaatataaatatttaaaacatttgtcCGTCGTCAGTGACCCTCCCACGTACGtagtaaaattctaaatttcatttatagtaATGTTGATGCtccatttttatcattcaACGTTATTGAAACACCTTGACACATTGGTACGAATCAGTTACAAAAAACTGTACCCCCAGTAactaagatttttaaaattatagtcGTGGTTGTTTTTCTGTTGAACGTAAGAAATTGACTCTACACATGTTTACCTATGTACGTGtatgacgaataaaatttaggTGCTGCTATGCcgattatataatacatatatgtgtgTAAGGTAATATATATTGATGTACCGGTAAAACTGCTgtaattatctaatttataCAGTTCCGTTACTATGGTTTTCAGGAGAACatatattttgtaagaaaCGTCTCACAGTATTCTAACGTATATAATTGACTTTTTCTTTCAGTCAAACAATAAACGAAGAGAAGGATGGGGATGGACAACATCGTGACATATCGAGGTTTGTATAAAGATCTGTTCTCCTAACAGTTTTAGtcactataataaaataaataattaattctcgtatttatttgaatatttcagtGGTTGGGAAGAATTTGATATCTGCGACGACACTCATCAGTTTACCGTGGACGATTTGGAAGGTCTGGATCCTGAATTGGGCCTAGCTAAAGAAGAAACCGATTCCTGGAGTGCTGCCATTGGGCAAAACATTGCCTTGCGACTCGTCGACAATTGCGAGCGAAAAGTAAAGAGACAGGAGCACATTTACGAATTCGTTCTTACCGAGAAGCATCATTGCTTGGTGCTTCTTGCTATGGAGAGAATCTTCGCGGAGGGTCTCCGGCGTCACTTTCGTTTCGGCCAGCCAGACCTGGAGCGCATGTTCCCCAGACTCCGCGACCTCATCGATATTCATTTACGATTTCTGCAAAAGTTACGGAAGCGGCAAAATGCGAATCCTGTTGTTCCTACGATCGCTGATATACTCGTCGATCAATTCGCTAGCGAAAATGCGCAACGTATGAAGAGTGCCTATGGAGAATTCTGTAGTCGTCACAGAGATGCTGTCGAGGCTTACAAGTATTATTTCCGACACGATCCTCGCTTTGCTCGATTTGTACGACATTGTCAGGTAATTATACAACatccaaaattattaaaattcaaattaaattattaccaaaattatttacgtcTTTATATAGTCACACCCTCTGCTAAAAAAGAAGGGGATTCCCGAGTGCATTTTATTCGTTACCCAAcgtttaacaaaatatccGCTGTTAGTCGAACCGCTTATAAAAACTGGCATTGCACAAGAAGAGGGCGAAGATCTGCGCAAAGCCTTAAGCCTTGTTAAAGAAATCTTAGCGGATGTGGACGCTTGCGTAGCCGATAAGGAAAGAGAAGATAGGAAGCTAGAGATCTATAATAAGTAAGTGAATTTAATGACTCATTTAGTGCATTTCCGAGTGCGGTTAACTAAcacattattttcatcgttaTTATATAGGATTGATGCAAAATCGTTCGCGACATATCGTGGCGTTAAATTCAAAAAGTCAGATATCATGGCATTTAATAGAGTACTGAAATTCGAAGGTACTGCGTACTTAATGCAAGGTCGTGGAAAAATGACTGCCATTGTAGTAGTTGTTCTGtccgatatattatttttcttggcCGAGAGGGATCAGAAGTATGCCTTTTTTGTGCCTGACAATAAGGCTGGTATAGTATCGCTTCAGAAACTACTAGTGCGCGAGAAGGCTGGTCAAGAGTCTAGAGGAATCTATTTAATAAGTAGCAATCCAGCTGAACCGGAAATGTTTGAGTTAAAAATTCAGAAGCCCAAAGACAAACATTTGTGGATCCAAGCAATTAGATCGGCGGTCGAAGCTTGCCCGCAAGACGCCGACAATGAATCCGATACGattactgaaaataatagCAGCAATGAATTGAGAGACACCCGTTCTTCCTCTATATCATTACTCTCTGTCGAAGAAAGACAACGCCTAGTTAAAACTAAAGAAACACATATCCAGAAAATAGTTGGTACGTATAACTTATCGTTAGTTTATCTATTATATGATtcataatgtttaaaaattcaatattcagcTGAACTACGAAAGAAGGACACCGAGCAAGCACTTTTACTGGAAGAAAAACTTAACCTGCAAATGCAACTTTCAAGCGCCGCGAATATATGGGGAAATGAAACCAATGATACCGAACGGTTAGAAAAGGGTGACAAAGAGATTCCGGATTATACTAGACTAGTTCACAACGAAGGGACTGATACTACGCAATTATGGAAAGAGGTTACTAATTTCGTTTAACATCGTATTTTTAACGCTTTTTTACATAGTCTTGAAAAcgggaataaaatttatcttcacaGGTGGTTATGGCTGTACAAGAAGCAACAAGACTTGCTAGCTCATTATCGTTTAGTACAGGCGGTGCTACTCTTTCAAGGAGTTTAAGTTCTGCGGGTGAACGGCATAGCGAAACCTACGTACCAGCTGCTCTTAGTGTACCACGGAGAGCAGAAACGTTTGCTGGTTTCGACCACAACAAGGTAAATATGCAATCCTAAATCTACAAAAAcggatgtaacaatttttgattcTTTTCAGGAAAAATATCCATTACGAGATTCAGCGGCAGTTCAGTCGGTAATTTTTCTTCCAAAAGTCGGCGAATTCATGAAAGAGAACCCAGGAGACAAGGAATCTCAAGATCCCGAAGCGAACAAGGATCAACAATGGGCAGCGATCCGTTTGTCACATCACGTTTATACGCTGCTCTGTCTAATTAGTAGCCAGATGACGACAATCGATAGTTTACAGGCTCAATTAGCTGCGTGTAAAGATGGAAGTATAAGCAAACCAAATAATAGACCTAATACAAACCGCCAGTTAGAAGAGTTGCGCAACTTGCAAGATCAATTAAGCCGAGAGAAAGCGGCGTTCCGTGCTGCTTCCCAGCAAGAACAAAAACAGCTGGAAGAGGAGAGAGCCGAGTTGGCGAGACAGCGTGAACAGCTCGCGGCAGAGAAGCAGGATGTAACACAACAGAGAGACCAATTGTATCGGCGACTCGAGGCATTGGAGAGACAAGGTGTGACATTGGTTGCAGGCGCGGCGCCAGGATCCGCGACCATTCATCTGTCTCACATGTCGCAAGGAACGGATACGATACAGACACGAAAATCTCAGCTAGATGCTAAACGGATACcgttaaatttaattagcgCTACTAATCAACAAAAAGTGCAAAGCAATCTTCCTGTGAAACAGCAGTTGCCTTTGAAACTTGCTAGCGGAAGTAACAATAATACTAGGtatgtataacaatttctaaattgtGTTACCAATTAATCTTTGAAACTGAAACGATGACATACCACCTGGATTATTATGAAATGTTAGATATACTgttgaagaaatatatttaattattaaataattttccacaGACTGAAATTCTTCTATAACGAATAGAAGGGGGCGCATTTtaatctttctctttctctgtatgACTAACAGGAGTGGAGGCACAAGTAATAATAGTCCTGATCGACATTCACGAACCGGTAGTAGTCCGGCAATCGTGGGTAGCTCAACGTATTCTTCCCCGGAACTAGGTAACAATAACGCTAGCACCAGTCAAATTCATTCTTCGAACCGTTCTCTACGAATCACCCGGTCTCCTCCGGAGTATCCTCATTATCAACCGCAGCCGCAGCAACCACCACCCccgcaacagcaacaacagcatCAACGAACCGAACAGCAACAACCGTTGGAGGAAGAGGTAATTTTTTTCTGACGACTCCTTCGTTTCGGTCGAAAGCATTCTCGATCCTCTCGTCCTACAACTGGCGAAGCTACCCCTACGTCTCAACTAACTCCTTCACGGAATCAATCAAAAGATGCTCAACCTAGAAGCCGTGTCAAATCATTTTGACTTTCAACATTCACGcggtaataattttgaattatcattttgaatatttttcttgtagcATTTTTGacattgatttcaatttttcatcgatcattCTTCGTTCGCTCGTCACTTTCTCCTTTATCtgttcctttctctctctctctctctctctctctctctctctccccctctatatctctctttcttcatcttttattttcgtctTCCTTGCTCAgtgataatttttatggtgTTGTACATTAAAATGCAACATGGTACATTAATAATGCATTTAACGTATCTATAAAATCGCGTGActgtcaataaaaaaaaaaagaacatacatacgtattattctgaataaatcgataaaaaagGATATCGTTACTTTCCAACTGCTATTGAaggcaataatataatttttatgcaaagtcTCACGAAACCTaccgtagaaaaaaaaaagagaattaatgTAACATATATATGGACAAATAAAAGGATAACAATTAGTAGTCACAACTATTTGGGAGAacaaaaaaaagtaaataaaagtattaagaaaGCCGGCTTGGTGAGAGGTAGTTCAGCCGATCTTGTTGAATTCTTGCTCGTTATGTTATTAAGCCGACTGACAATTTTAGAGACATGATTTTAGATGAATCTTTTAAACAAATCTGTTGCTGCTTGCTGAAACATGGCAAGGTTAGAGAATTAGATTATAATTAGGAGTGCATATACATGAACAGatgtatatatacttttttcaTGACATATGTATGATGAAGTCACATGTACGTATGTTGGGTTCAAAACTTGTGCGGAAGTGTATGTAAATGCGTgcatatgaataaaattcatgaaCACATGCATACGTGTACAGCTCCATTTTACCAAGAATGTACACATATGCACCTATACTTTGTGTACGCACGTATATGAAAGGATATGTGAGTGATCGCGGTAGTTTATTCTTACATCATAactttaaaagtattttaatatgtgCTAAAGCGACGgataagatataaattatcattggTGACAAATCGTTGTTATGTGTGCCAAGCCACAGTTGAAAATCGTTAATTTTTCGGTATCATTGATCGCATATCATTTGTTCGACAATACTATCGTCCTCCCCTCAATTTAAGTTGGACAAACACGGATCAACcatcatattttctatttaatatttttaattcgagatTTTCCACTGCCATTATTGTTAATCTGaccccctttttctcttttcgactgtttacaatttattttatttattgcatcgcgtatattttcgattatccgaagtattttttatttataagatttttttaaaaataaagaccGTTCTCAAGTATTTGCGGAATCTGGAATCCATTTCAGAGAAAGTACTATACAAACTATGATGATCATACTGCACGTTCGAAGTggttatacattataaattctcatttattaatcgttaaggcaagaaattatatttaaaattgagatCCGTACGGATAACAAAgacaaaataagaaattatctTTGAAGACATGACCCTAGAACGTAGatcgttataataaaatcagaattttgttttgatacatatagatatatatatatatataaatatatgaacatatataaatattatatacatattagaTAGCGTATATGCTTGCCTCAGAAGATGCTGTAGCGTGCAATATGATCGAATGGAGGACAGCGTCGTAGAGGCATGATAATGATGAAACATGtgactaattaatttaacatcgTAGGGCAACATAAAGCAACAGTATCGACTTGTCTCAAATCAATCATGGTGACAATAGTTCTTCAAAGTATTTCTGTAAGATGTAAAGCGtgagggaaaaaaaaacataacgAGTTTTTACAAGTCTACTACTAAAAAAAAGTCTCAGCATGtatcagaatataaataatattgtattgatcTTGTTAACAGCCTTCATAGATGAGTGTTCGACTTCATTTCAAGACcactaaaatacaaattataaactgTTCTTAGTGTTATAATGTACACGATAAAAGAAACCCATGAAACATATGCGAAAGGTAAGATCTAAACACCGAGAGATGTAATTCCAAAGAAATCATTCCAGATATGTATGTACGCGCGCACTCACACGTATGTAtgcattaaacaaaaaaagaaaatgtattctttACATGTGTTAAGAGCATTCCGCTATGTCAGATATAACTCGATGTGATTAAAAAGtcgttgttattaaatatttttccttgtaCAATGAAGTCGCACACCATCTTTTGGGTAacacaaaaaaagaaaaatcaaattggATTAACAACTAAAAAAAAGTAGTGCGGCGGCCTACGTGCGTCACGTGGCATCTAAAGAAATTCGATGCCACACGACTGCATAAGTTTAAAAGAGgatataaagaattattagcaACGCGGTTTTCCACGTTTTAGTGAATCTTTACGTCCCTGATGCTCATGGGAAGTATTTTTGTACGTTTACTCTGTACCTACTATTTTACTCTAAAGCTATATCTACTGTTATCATTGTGATACTCGCTACTGCGATCGTCTTTGGAAacgttaatataaaattataataatctaataaaatgaACCGCGTATCTATTTTAAGACACGCTCGCTCGATGCATTAGTATTAATTCTCTTAGACttgatcaattttaaactaaaaacCGATTCATTCGGTTCGCaacctaataataattgttattattgtgttaCTCGCTTGATTACTTCATCAAGATTACCATTTACTAACACAATACGCTAAATACGTCTATTTTATGACAATTACAAGTTATAAGCTCCTATTTTACTAAATCCATATACCGCAAGATGAGATGATTTTTCTGTAAGGCGATCCATCAACATTAACCTGTTACTTGGCAAgagtaaacaaatatttacgatatttttcttcttccaacTTTATACATCTATGTATgcgtatacatatttatatttgtatacgTATACCTATAGATATGCATGCGTATATAcggtgtatattatatatgatatatatataatatacacgcacacacacactcaTAAACACTGGTATGTGATTTACATTCCTTAACGTTTATATACACATGTTTTGCTGCATTTTTCGATcgataaaaaagaatcgcTGTTAAATCATTAGCCgcataaagaaataatatctatttattataaatgtacataCAACCGTTATTGTAATAAAGAAGAACGTGAGAGAAATGTACGATTATGTTAATGTTACGTGATATTTCTCTTCtgtttattacatttacttaCAAAAACTCTTCGCATTTACAAATTCTTATCCTATCACTTTCATTCAATACGGCTTGGTTCTGTGCTGACGATCACGTCCTTTGCCAGTGCCGATTTTCGCCACCAATTTATGGCTGGAATTCTGTTCTAACACTGTCGTTTCTCCTTTCCTCCAAATGTTTATATACCCGCCTTCCCCCACTGTCACCAAGGAACCACTctgtaaattatacattttcaagtattatttttctgtttagaCAACGgattacatattacatataattccATCAAAATAATACCTTCTCGTGCAACCAACTATCACGCACTAATTGTTTATTTCCCACCATGTTGTAGCATACTTCTAATCGGTCGTTTATAATACTCATGCATCTTAAATTTtctctgaaaaatattaataagaacaattgaaataataaaataagcgaaaaatgattattctcaaataaatgttattttaagtttTGTTTGTTTGAGTTTTTAAATGATGTTGTAATTTACCCTTTAACATTGCTGGAACCTGCAAGAAGGAATGCTTGATCCAATGCATTTGAGGTATGAAATCTGACTGTATAACAATTGTCTGGATCAtcattctaaaaaaaaatacagtatacATACAAAggtcattattatattaatactgtttacaaacatattattgtCAACAGAGATTatgattaatgtaattaaacatATACTAACTTGGGATACTACCAAATCATTGCGTTCGAATTTTGCATACGGTGTGGCATCTTCACAGTCCCAAAGTTGCAACGAATGTGTATGAGTTGTACACCAAAGATTATCATCATTCAGCCAGCCTATCCTATCCTGTTATTTGACAGTTATGTTTAATACATACGGtctaatttctataatatttgctactaaaataattgtaacttaCTACAGAAGACTCTGTGTTTAAAGAATAGGTGAGTGCAGAATCTTCTGTCGGTTGTGTGAGGTCAAATACATTAATCAAACCATCTGTACTACCAGTTGCTAAGACATCCTGCTTCTTAGAGTGAAATGCCAAACAGGTCACATCTTCCATGTGAGATTCCCAGTACCCACCGAGaagagtatttttattagcatGTCGCGTATcccaaaataaaatgaatgcaTCTCCTCCAATATGTTCAGTTCCACCTGCTATAAGTCTCTCATCGTTGCTTATATCAAAACTACAGAGGGGTTTTAATTTCCCATCTTCTGTGCTATCTGAGAAAGAGATACCAATGTTAACATTTACATTATACGCattatattctaaaatgtttaattgattTGTTAGTAAAGACCTTTAAATTCTGCAATAACTTTCCCTTTGGCACGCAAGTCGCATGCTGTAATATACCCATCATTCGTTGCagtgtataaaatgtttttagaaGTAGGACTAAATCTTATACCAACAATTGGAGCTTGATTATGGGATAATGTTGCGATTTGAGTTAAACTTTCTCCGACAGAGTATATTACACAGGTACGATCAGACAGAGCGGTGCCAATTCTGAATTCTGGATCACTATATAAACATAAGTTAttgatagaatattttagaaatatatctCGAACATATAGTTCTATGAAATAGTTTATGTCAAATTTAATTCGGATAACgggaaataaattcgaattctgtaaaacaacaaaaagtaaaataaaaatttatataaaatatttataaatttttatatacggAATTTGTTTACGCATTATTCTAcgtaaacaaattcgaaacatATTGcacagaaatgaatttttttaaaatgattggTTCCTGCATGCAATACGCGAAAATCATATTTGAAACGAAATGGAGGGAAAAATTTGTAGCTCCGGTTTAGAGATATTTGCGAATAGAACGTGCTCGAGCACTGAAAAAATTGGTTAACGCGAAGAAACCGGTTGACTTGACATAAAAAGCTACATaaagatatgtaaaatttGCCTTTGTGTTCCACAGACTCCAAGGACGTAATTACGATCGAGAGACACAGCCTCTTCTATCTTTGATATTAATTCTACTCTTCTTTTCATCGTTGCGCGATTGTCATCGTATTTGCGTTTGTTATGATCGACACTTAGCCTCTTTAAAGACTCGACTATTTTTGCCATTCTACACGGCTCCGAAATTTCAAACAACTATCACGAAGTTAAGGTTAATATCACGTCCAGAATATATGTAGTCATAAGTCTACCGAAATCTAAACTACATACTTTGTCGCTTTGAACTGTGGTTACAAATCGTTGGATATATTGTTGCGAACCATTTTTCGGTGcatatttacaaaatgtatttatttcttatttcgaccagaagatttttcaaagtatgtagcagcaaaatttttaaatttaatttctttattgctCATGCACtcgatagaaagaaaaattaaatataaaattggaaCGTGATACATAGCAGCTACATAATTGGGGTGAAAACGTACTTCCCATCGATCGGTGGCGCCACTGACATTGActgacatttattttaaatttaaaaccTTCCTTTCTTAAACTATAGTTTGATTCtatggaatattaatttacttaaattcaTTCGCGTTTAAGGGAAAAGGTACTGATCTAAtgattcttttgttttctgttgtattattttcattatttacaaaaattacattaaatactCTCCAGCGAtgttttttcataaaaatgggGCGCTAATTCCAACAACCACTCCGGTTGTATTACAGTTATATCCTTcatatatgttttatttgtttgcaaAACTTCACAGAAGAGTAACctaaaagaaatagagaatttAACAAACCATGTACAGTATGAGTatggaaaattaaagtatttaattgaTTGAACAAACCATTGCGGTTGTTGAAGTGTATATAGACAACTATTCGGGTGTATGTATAAATCTTTGTTACCACGCACAGTCTTATATACTCCAGTGTAATGCAAATATGCTGCTTTTGGAAAAAGTCCGGCTGTTATACATTTCAAGATTTGTTCTACATTTCCTAACGAGAAACAGAAGATTTTATCGTTAACACAGTGTTTTTTTATAGCGTATTTTAATAGCAAACTGTATTTACCATTACTAGAAATCAATGGAATGTCTAGTTTCCTCATCAGAGAGTGCATTTGCGTTCGAATTTCGCTAGCTCGTCGTAACgctttaaaattaagaaaatttttctgacaCCACGCGGATATTTTGTTCTTCTCGTAAGCAGTGTACACGTTGAGCATAGTTAAAAGGTCGCCCTCTTCGACCTCAAATTTTCTATGCGCCACTCTGGCTTTTATAGCGGCTTGACCGCCGGCTGGTCTTATGAATACATTTTGTACTTGCAGCATCGCAAGGATCATTGTAAATTCTTTCGAACATCCCATTTCACCTATACACAAAAAGATcttgttaacaatatttttgccaacgtcttgttaataaattttgtcacTAAAATATTACCTGATACTATGAGAGATTTTGCTAAAACAGGTTCCAACGGCATTTCCGCCATGGTAATACCTAACGGCATTGTTAATTCTCCATTTCTGTCTATTGCACCTAATGCATAAAGCAATTCTAAGCCTGCGAGAAGATTTTTGCTTGGTGGGGCAGAGGGGAAATTGAATCTTAAGACATTATCAATGCCCAAAgcttttaattgtaaaatggcTGGTGCCAAATCGGAACGCTGCATTTCCGGTGGCATTGCTTCAAACAATTCGGAATACGCTTCTTCTGTGTATAATCTGTACAGGAAAAATGTATGTAAATGTGATACATACGTACATTTAAACGTAACTATGAAACAAACCTATATGCTTTTCCTGATTGAACGCGCCCTGCTCTACCGGCCCGTTGGTCGGCTGACGCTCTCGACACAGGAACGATTATCACAGAATTGGTCTGTGTCTCCGCTTCAAACCAAGGAATTTTAACAAAACCGCTGTCGATTACTAAACATAAAACGCAATATCTCGATTACAGTTCTTTTCGGTAACAGTAATGCGCCTACTACTATTTAAGAGACCTACAATATAATAGATGTATTCTAGTTAAAATTGACGTtatgtaatagaaaaattaattgaacaacTCGAAGCAGTGATTTTGTCTTTACCATAAACGATGTTTGGAATGGTAATGGATGTTTCAGCTATGTTTGTTGCCACAACTACTTT contains:
- the Cyst gene encoding rho guanine nucleotide exchange factor 18 cysts isoform X2, producing MEKRQEVQAPFSSDECPNSGEDSEEDVITDYLGSSHSDCDRIPIINGDLGCLSSRENIIAEVSYTKDNIEKTAITMSEGIDEQQQQHTLLTIGSNIQSQPNPLVPIISVTPHSPGLAKNYPVLEDNLQHLHEIHDCIQRMRDLTLSNWGYNHRTSHSDVQQRLTSSCPSLCPIISSEIAPRSNNNETGSDPDLLANCSTNSSPTHFPPVGPRSQNAQGIDRRRSWTDLEDTRCGRRRCSGQNHLQAQNMRQRSISLSSLDSEMEIELQGKSCTRPVGVGSRACRSQASTHSLNEADLVQSEYQKIVTKRFKGSQRLAESSGLMPGVTGSRLPLQKSISTPSIVTPQINAHLAESVTRTTPSLTTGVTYDDQNSEKTRRKRGSIFFRKKKDKSGKKTSLQQHLWSTIMAGSQGSLICDVCMKQSTNKPLQHCDNCGVSVHQSQGCKDQLVLECIKSKHHSSKALSSSYNVKRGSTASLPLPSSYGSGSQTINEEKDGDGQHRDISSGWEEFDICDDTHQFTVDDLEGLDPELGLAKEETDSWSAAIGQNIALRLVDNCERKVKRQEHIYEFVLTEKHHCLVLLAMERIFAEGLRRHFRFGQPDLERMFPRLRDLIDIHLRFLQKLRKRQNANPVVPTIADILVDQFASENAQRMKSAYGEFCSRHRDAVEAYKYYFRHDPRFARFVRHCQSHPLLKKKGIPECILFVTQRLTKYPLLVEPLIKTGIAQEEGEDLRKALSLVKEILADVDACVADKEREDRKLEIYNKIDAKSFATYRGVKFKKSDIMAFNRVLKFEGTAYLMQGRGKMTAIVVVVLSDILFFLAERDQKYAFFVPDNKAGIVSLQKLLVREKAGQESRGIYLISSNPAEPEMFELKIQKPKDKHLWIQAIRSAVEACPQDADNESDTITENNSSNELRDTRSSSISLLSVEERQRLVKTKETHIQKIVAELRKKDTEQALLLEEKLNLQMQLSSAANIWGNETNDTERLEKGDKEIPDYTRLVHNEGTDTTQLWKEVVMAVQEATRLASSLSFSTGGATLSRSLSSAGERHSETYVPAALSVPRRAETFAGFDHNKEKYPLRDSAAVQSVIFLPKVGEFMKENPGDKESQDPEANKDQQWAAIRLSHHVYTLLCLISSQMTTIDSLQAQLAACKDGSISKPNNRPNTNRQLEELRNLQDQLSREKAAFRAASQQEQKQLEEERAELARQREQLAAEKQDVTQQRDQLYRRLEALERQGVTLVAGAAPGSATIHLSHMSQGTDTIQTRKSQLDAKRIPLNLISATNQQKVQSNLPVKQQLPLKLASGSNNNTRSGGTSNNSPDRHSRTGSSPAIVGSSTYSSPELGNNNASTSQIHSSNRSLRITRSPPEYPHYQPQPQQPPPPQQQQQHQRTEQQQPLEEEVIFF